A single region of the Mechercharimyces sp. CAU 1602 genome encodes:
- the pyrH gene encoding UMP kinase has protein sequence MAHAKFKRVILKLSGEALAGEKGFGIDSEMIASISRQIQEVVELGVEVAVVVGGGNIWRGLSGSERGMDRATADYMGMLATVMNSLALQDGLEHVGVPTRVQTSIEMRQVAEPYIRRRAMRHLEKGRVVIFSSGLGNPYFSTDTAAALRAAEIEADVILMAKNQVDGVYTADPKEDENAEKYESLTYLDLLNKGLGVMDSTASSLCMDNDIPLIVFNIKTEGNIRRVILGDTIGTIVRGNE, from the coding sequence ATGGCGCACGCGAAGTTTAAACGAGTGATATTAAAGCTAAGTGGAGAAGCATTGGCGGGGGAAAAGGGGTTTGGCATCGATTCGGAGATGATTGCCTCTATCTCTCGTCAAATCCAAGAAGTTGTCGAGCTAGGTGTAGAGGTCGCAGTCGTTGTTGGTGGAGGGAATATCTGGCGTGGTCTGTCTGGAAGTGAGCGTGGAATGGATCGTGCGACCGCAGACTATATGGGTATGTTAGCCACAGTAATGAACTCACTCGCATTGCAAGATGGTTTAGAGCATGTAGGTGTGCCGACACGTGTACAAACATCGATTGAAATGCGACAAGTTGCAGAGCCGTATATCCGTCGCCGTGCGATGCGCCATTTGGAAAAAGGTCGAGTGGTTATATTTTCCTCCGGATTGGGCAATCCTTATTTCTCTACAGATACAGCAGCTGCACTGCGTGCGGCAGAAATAGAGGCAGATGTCATCTTGATGGCAAAAAATCAAGTTGACGGTGTATACACTGCTGATCCAAAAGAAGATGAGAACGCAGAGAAATATGAATCCCTTACTTATTTAGACCTCCTTAATAAAGGGCTGGGTGTGATGGATTCAACCGCATCTTCACTGTGCATGGACAACGATATTCCATTAATCGTCTTTAATATCAAAACAGAGGGTAATATACGCCGTGTAATCTTAGGCGATACAATCGGAACTATTGTAAGGGGGAATGAGTAA
- the rpsB gene encoding 30S ribosomal protein S2 encodes MAVVSMKQLLEAGVHFGHQTRRWNPKMKKYIFTERNGIYIIDLQKTVKMIEEVYNYVRQLSEDGGTVLFVGTKKQAQDAVKEEAERSDMFFVNQRWLGGTLTNFETIRKRIDRLHQLDKMEEDGTFDVLPKKEVVLLNKERARLEKFLGGVKHMKKLPDALFIIDPRKERIAVAEARKLNIPIISIVDTNCDPDEIDYKIPGNDDAIRAVRLFTSKIADAIIEGRQGEQGVEQSEGSGEQTA; translated from the coding sequence ATGGCTGTTGTATCAATGAAGCAATTGCTAGAAGCAGGTGTTCATTTCGGACACCAAACACGTCGTTGGAACCCAAAGATGAAAAAGTATATTTTTACGGAGCGGAACGGAATTTACATCATCGATCTGCAAAAAACCGTAAAAATGATTGAAGAAGTTTATAACTATGTACGTCAACTGTCTGAAGATGGTGGCACTGTATTGTTTGTTGGAACAAAGAAGCAAGCACAGGATGCAGTTAAAGAAGAAGCTGAGCGTTCTGATATGTTTTTTGTAAACCAACGTTGGTTGGGTGGAACATTAACCAACTTTGAAACCATCCGCAAGCGGATTGACCGTCTGCATCAGTTGGACAAAATGGAAGAAGACGGTACATTTGATGTGCTACCAAAGAAAGAAGTTGTTTTGCTTAACAAAGAGCGTGCTCGTTTAGAGAAGTTCTTGGGCGGCGTTAAACATATGAAAAAATTACCAGATGCTCTTTTTATCATTGATCCTCGTAAAGAGCGGATCGCTGTAGCCGAAGCGCGTAAGCTGAACATCCCGATCATTTCTATCGTGGACACCAACTGTGATCCAGATGAGATCGATTACAAAATTCCAGGGAACGATGACGCTATTCGTGCTGTGCGCTTGTTCACTTCTAAAATTGCTGATGCGATCATCGAAGGTCGTCAAGGTGAACAAGGTGTGGAGCAAAGCGAAGGATCTGGAGAGCAAACTGCTTAA
- a CDS encoding isoprenyl transferase, translating to MLEALKRLFRGHQEIGVTSDTDRSETIKQLKFGQIPKHVAIIMDGNGRWAAKRGLPRIAGHQAGMKTVREIVRVADDLGIEVLTLYSFSTENWKRPRDEVNFLMKLPQEFFNSEIKELKSRNIRVEMVGSESQLPGFTMSAINQFREETKENTGLQLNFAMNYGSRSEILYAVEGMLRDQAGGHLDIDEVNEETFARYLYTRDLPDPDLMIRTSGEIRISNFMLWQLAYSELWFTETAWPDFKEKSFLQAIQDYQRRSRRYGALK from the coding sequence ATGTTAGAAGCTCTTAAGCGATTATTCCGTGGACATCAGGAAATCGGGGTGACGAGCGATACAGATCGCTCAGAAACAATCAAACAATTGAAATTTGGACAGATTCCCAAACATGTGGCGATCATTATGGATGGGAATGGTCGTTGGGCAGCTAAGCGTGGCCTACCGCGGATAGCTGGTCATCAAGCAGGTATGAAAACAGTTCGTGAAATCGTACGTGTGGCAGACGATTTAGGAATTGAGGTTCTTACTTTATACTCTTTTTCCACTGAGAATTGGAAGCGACCGCGGGATGAAGTCAATTTTCTGATGAAATTACCGCAAGAGTTTTTTAACAGTGAGATTAAGGAATTAAAGAGCCGTAATATCCGTGTGGAAATGGTGGGAAGCGAATCCCAGTTGCCGGGCTTTACAATGAGTGCGATTAACCAGTTTCGTGAAGAGACAAAAGAAAATACTGGTTTACAACTTAATTTCGCAATGAATTATGGATCGCGTTCGGAGATTTTATATGCGGTAGAAGGGATGCTCCGCGATCAGGCAGGGGGGCATTTAGACATAGATGAGGTAAATGAGGAGACATTCGCTCGTTATTTGTACACTCGGGATTTACCTGATCCAGATTTGATGATCCGGACAAGTGGAGAGATTCGTATCAGTAACTTTATGTTATGGCAGCTTGCATATAGTGAACTTTGGTTTACGGAAACAGCTTGGCCCGATTTTAAAGAGAAGAGTTTCCTGCAGGCCATTCAAGATTATCAACGCCGATCTCGTCGATATGGGGCGTTGAAATAG
- a CDS encoding phosphatidate cytidylyltransferase: MKQRTITGFIVAAGFMGFLLVGGVWYAGLIAVIALIGYKEFNHMLRISWYKPQALFGFFLVALFQLYTMVGAGGYFSLERILFPSQGTIVLLGVIGYFLIMIFSKNEVDIHHVSLSFIGAVYIGFGFSYMIEGRLIEEGLYWSLLVIFVTWANDIGAYMIGRRLGKRKLWPTISPNKTMGGHLGGLIAAIVVGGIFIALYPILGTVTQMMGVIMMIAVFGQLGDLAESAMKRTFSVKDSGTLLPGHGGVLDRMDSLIFVFPVLHLLQVI, encoded by the coding sequence ATGAAACAACGAACCATTACAGGATTTATTGTAGCGGCGGGATTTATGGGTTTCCTCTTAGTTGGAGGAGTATGGTACGCCGGCCTCATCGCAGTTATAGCACTTATAGGGTACAAAGAATTTAATCACATGCTCCGTATCTCGTGGTACAAGCCACAAGCCCTTTTTGGCTTTTTTCTGGTGGCTCTTTTTCAACTATATACCATGGTGGGGGCAGGGGGTTACTTCTCTTTAGAGCGAATTTTGTTTCCCAGCCAAGGCACGATTGTGTTGTTAGGTGTTATAGGTTATTTTTTGATTATGATCTTCAGTAAGAACGAGGTGGATATTCATCACGTGTCACTTTCGTTCATTGGGGCTGTGTACATAGGATTTGGTTTCTCCTATATGATTGAAGGACGATTGATCGAGGAAGGACTGTACTGGTCTTTGTTGGTTATTTTTGTAACATGGGCTAACGATATCGGTGCTTATATGATCGGGCGCCGTTTAGGCAAGCGAAAGCTATGGCCAACAATCAGTCCTAATAAGACTATGGGTGGTCACTTAGGTGGTTTAATTGCGGCGATTGTGGTAGGCGGGATCTTTATTGCACTTTATCCTATATTGGGAACCGTCACTCAGATGATGGGTGTGATTATGATGATTGCTGTGTTTGGTCAGTTAGGAGACTTGGCAGAATCAGCGATGAAGCGTACATTTTCTGTAAAGGACTCGGGAACGCTGTTACCTGGTCATGGTGGTGTATTAGATCGAATGGATAGTTTGATCTTCGTATTTCCTGTTCTTCATCTTTTACAAGTGATTTAA
- the frr gene encoding ribosome recycling factor, translating into MLNEVKNRAEDKMKKAIQVLKKDLGTLRAGRANPSLLDKIVVEYYGSEMPINQMANVSVPEPRMLLIQPWDKSSLGEIERAILKSDLGLTPTNDGNLIRIAIPALTEERRAELVKLAKKMGEESKVAIRNIRRDANDEVKKLEKSGDISEDDARRGQEEVQKLTDRYIEVSEDVIKGKEKEIMEV; encoded by the coding sequence ATGTTAAACGAAGTGAAAAATCGTGCTGAAGATAAAATGAAAAAAGCGATTCAGGTTTTAAAAAAGGATCTGGGTACACTGCGCGCCGGAAGAGCTAACCCATCACTTTTAGATAAGATTGTGGTTGAATACTATGGTAGTGAAATGCCGATTAACCAGATGGCCAATGTATCCGTTCCAGAACCGCGCATGCTATTGATTCAACCCTGGGATAAATCTTCGCTGGGTGAAATTGAACGTGCTATTTTAAAGTCTGATCTAGGTCTAACACCTACGAATGATGGGAATTTGATCCGAATCGCGATTCCGGCCTTGACGGAAGAACGTCGCGCTGAATTGGTTAAACTAGCGAAAAAGATGGGCGAAGAGTCTAAGGTAGCGATTCGTAACATTCGTCGGGATGCCAATGATGAAGTGAAGAAATTAGAAAAATCAGGTGATATCTCAGAAGATGATGCTCGCCGTGGACAAGAAGAGGTACAAAAACTGACAGATCGCTATATAGAAGTATCTGAAGATGTGATTAAAGGGAAAGAAAAGGAAATCATGGAGGTATAA
- the tsf gene encoding translation elongation factor Ts — protein sequence MAISAALVKELREKTGAGMMDCKKILEKAEGNMDKAIEMLREKGLASADKKADRIAAEGVVESYIHGGGRIGVLIEINCETDFVAKTDGFKAFVRELAMQVAAMNPQFVRREEVPEEFVQSEREILRKQALDEGKPANIVDKMVEGRLSKRFKEVCLLEQPYIKDGDKTIDELVREQVAKLGENINVRRFVRFELGEGIEKKEENFADEVMSQVKK from the coding sequence ATGGCGATCTCAGCTGCACTTGTAAAAGAGTTGCGAGAAAAAACGGGTGCTGGAATGATGGATTGTAAAAAGATACTTGAAAAAGCAGAAGGAAACATGGATAAAGCAATTGAGATGCTCCGTGAGAAAGGGTTAGCATCTGCGGACAAGAAAGCTGATCGTATAGCTGCAGAAGGCGTTGTTGAATCTTACATACACGGTGGTGGACGCATCGGTGTATTGATCGAAATCAACTGTGAAACTGACTTTGTCGCAAAGACCGATGGTTTTAAAGCGTTCGTACGTGAACTTGCGATGCAAGTAGCTGCTATGAATCCGCAATTTGTTCGCCGTGAAGAAGTTCCAGAGGAATTTGTACAAAGCGAGCGGGAAATTTTGCGCAAACAAGCACTCGATGAAGGAAAGCCAGCCAATATCGTGGATAAGATGGTAGAAGGTCGCTTGAGTAAGCGCTTTAAAGAAGTGTGTTTACTTGAACAACCTTATATCAAAGATGGCGACAAAACGATTGATGAACTGGTACGTGAGCAAGTAGCAAAGCTGGGCGAAAACATCAATGTTCGCCGTTTTGTGCGTTTTGAATTAGGCGAAGGCATTGAGAAAAAAGAAGAAAACTTTGCAGATGAAGTGATGTCTCAGGTGAAGAAATAG
- the rseP gene encoding RIP metalloprotease RseP codes for MQTVLSFVLVIGVLVFIHELGHFLFAKRAGILVREFAIGMGPKLVAWKKGETLYSLRILPIGGYVRMAGEDPEVMELKNGSPVTLTLDQEGKVTRISLLKQVVDPTAVVRGRLTEYEIEHHLYVVLEDEEGKETRYAVHPQAEIQFAENQVVQIAPWDRQFGSKTLGQRAMTIFAGPLFNIILAVIFYAIVSLTVGVESEITIKKVQPDTPAAAAELQAGDIIREADGNPYRAFADFRFHLIEQGGSPVELTVERDGELKTLTVDPIKQDDFFIIGVELEQGMKEAGLLTAVSEGFKDTYRMTLTVIKSFGMLITGQISFDNLAGPVGIASISGQAAEAGWVSLINFAAMLSVNLGMLNLFPIPALDGSRLIFLGLEGIRRKPIDPNKESMVHFVGFALLMIFMIAVTYNDIMRLFSVNG; via the coding sequence ATGCAGACCGTATTATCCTTTGTGTTAGTGATCGGTGTGCTTGTCTTTATTCATGAGCTGGGTCACTTTCTCTTTGCCAAACGAGCGGGTATTTTAGTTCGAGAATTTGCTATTGGGATGGGCCCGAAGTTGGTTGCGTGGAAGAAAGGAGAAACTCTCTATTCCCTGCGGATCTTACCGATCGGGGGTTATGTACGCATGGCAGGCGAAGATCCTGAAGTGATGGAACTAAAGAATGGATCGCCAGTCACCTTAACTTTGGATCAAGAAGGGAAAGTAACCCGCATCAGTCTCTTAAAACAAGTGGTGGATCCTACGGCAGTGGTGCGGGGAAGGCTGACCGAATACGAAATAGAGCATCACCTTTATGTGGTGTTAGAAGATGAAGAAGGAAAAGAGACTCGTTATGCGGTTCATCCACAAGCAGAGATCCAATTTGCGGAAAACCAAGTGGTTCAAATTGCACCGTGGGATCGTCAGTTTGGTTCCAAGACATTGGGACAGCGTGCGATGACCATTTTTGCAGGACCGCTCTTTAACATCATCCTCGCCGTTATATTTTACGCGATTGTATCTTTGACTGTGGGGGTCGAATCGGAAATTACGATTAAGAAAGTACAACCCGATACTCCAGCAGCAGCAGCGGAATTGCAAGCAGGCGATATTATTCGGGAAGCAGACGGAAATCCATATCGTGCGTTTGCAGATTTTAGATTCCATTTGATTGAGCAAGGTGGATCCCCGGTTGAGCTAACGGTTGAACGTGACGGGGAGTTGAAGACCCTAACAGTCGATCCCATTAAACAGGATGATTTCTTTATTATTGGTGTGGAACTAGAGCAAGGGATGAAAGAGGCTGGGTTATTAACGGCTGTGAGCGAGGGATTTAAAGATACGTATCGAATGACGCTGACTGTTATTAAGAGCTTTGGTATGTTGATCACAGGACAAATCAGTTTTGACAATTTAGCCGGTCCAGTTGGAATCGCCTCCATTTCGGGGCAAGCGGCAGAAGCCGGGTGGGTGTCACTCATTAATTTTGCTGCTATGCTAAGTGTTAACCTTGGGATGTTAAACTTATTCCCCATTCCTGCCCTTGACGGTAGTCGCTTAATTTTCTTAGGATTGGAAGGGATTCGTCGCAAACCGATTGATCCTAATAAGGAGAGTATGGTTCACTTCGTTGGGTTTGCATTATTGATGATCTTTATGATTGCGGTAACTTATAACGATATTATGCGTTTGTTTAGTGTTAACGGTTGA
- a CDS encoding 1-deoxy-D-xylulose-5-phosphate reductoisomerase, with protein MKRISILGSTGSIGQNTIEVVSAHPESFEIVALAAGSNVPAMVEQVRRTRPKLISMASKEAAEQVRREVDSSVQVMFGEEGLLAVATCSASNYVVSAIVGSQGLTPTLAAIEAGKTIGLANKETLVMGGAIVTKVAREHGVEILPIDSEHSAIFQCLNGERRSDVKKMILTASGGSFRDWSREDIARATPAEALKHPNWSMGAKVTIDSATMLNKGLEVIEAHWLFKMDYEQIEVLIHPQSIVHSLVEFQDGAMMAQLGTPDMKVPIQYALTYPQRLPLAGEQLDLAKLGSLHFYEPDLTRYPLLKYAFDAGKAGGSVPAVLNAANEVAVERFLQEEIPYLGIEEIVGEVLVKHQKIADPTLQELYEADHWARLSAREIGIFQ; from the coding sequence ATAAAACGGATTAGTATTTTGGGATCAACCGGTTCGATTGGGCAAAATACGATCGAAGTGGTAAGCGCACATCCAGAAAGCTTTGAGATAGTAGCGCTAGCTGCGGGCAGTAATGTTCCTGCTATGGTAGAGCAGGTTAGACGAACGCGTCCAAAGCTGATCTCGATGGCGAGTAAAGAAGCAGCAGAGCAAGTGCGAAGGGAAGTAGACTCCTCTGTTCAAGTAATGTTTGGTGAAGAAGGACTTCTGGCTGTGGCTACATGCTCCGCTTCGAACTATGTTGTCTCTGCCATCGTCGGAAGTCAGGGATTAACCCCCACGTTGGCGGCGATTGAAGCAGGCAAGACGATCGGACTAGCCAATAAGGAAACGCTAGTGATGGGTGGTGCGATTGTCACAAAGGTAGCTCGGGAACACGGTGTAGAGATTTTGCCGATCGATAGTGAGCATTCTGCCATTTTCCAATGCTTGAATGGAGAGCGACGCAGTGATGTGAAGAAAATGATTCTTACCGCTTCCGGGGGTTCGTTTCGTGATTGGAGTCGTGAAGATATCGCTCGAGCTACCCCGGCAGAAGCGTTAAAGCACCCCAATTGGTCGATGGGTGCCAAAGTGACGATTGATTCGGCCACGATGTTAAATAAAGGGTTAGAAGTGATAGAGGCTCATTGGTTGTTTAAGATGGACTATGAGCAAATTGAGGTATTGATTCATCCACAAAGTATTGTTCATTCATTGGTGGAGTTTCAAGATGGGGCGATGATGGCACAGCTGGGAACACCAGATATGAAAGTGCCGATTCAATATGCGCTCACTTACCCACAGCGTCTACCGCTAGCAGGAGAGCAACTAGATCTGGCTAAGCTGGGATCACTTCACTTTTATGAGCCGGATTTGACCCGTTATCCATTACTAAAATATGCTTTTGACGCAGGCAAAGCTGGAGGTAGTGTTCCGGCAGTTTTAAATGCTGCTAACGAAGTAGCGGTAGAACGTTTCTTACAAGAGGAGATTCCTTATCTAGGAATTGAGGAGATTGTGGGCGAAGTGTTAGTGAAACACCAGAAGATTGCAGATCCAACCTTGCAAGAACTGTACGAAGCAGATCATTGGGCGCGACTGTCTGCGCGTGAGATCGGCATATTTCAATAG